One window of Vibrio atlanticus genomic DNA carries:
- a CDS encoding AAA family ATPase, which yields MMKEAELIPTQPVSVRERFGIDSNLTVMAFEHAGEYVPKVNPNYCFDPEVTLAILAGFTSNRRTLIQGTHGTGKSSHIEQIAARLNWPCLRINLDGHLSRLDFIGKDSIVIKDGMQVTEFKEGILPQSIQQPIALVLDEYDAGRPDVMFVIQQLLEQDGKYTSLEQNRVITPHPSFRLFATCNTLGLGNFSGLYSGTQVLNHSQLDRWNIIATLNYLDPQHETKIVLSKLPELNNESGRQLVEKMIATAGLTRNGFRAGDLSTVMSPRTVLTWAENIQIFNDVATAFRLSFLNRCEDEEKELVSEYYFRCFGEDLETPTQNYSHSES from the coding sequence ATGATGAAAGAGGCGGAATTGATACCAACGCAACCAGTAAGTGTGAGAGAACGCTTTGGGATCGACAGCAATCTAACCGTGATGGCATTTGAACATGCGGGCGAATATGTGCCGAAAGTCAACCCTAATTACTGTTTTGACCCTGAAGTGACGCTGGCTATATTGGCGGGGTTCACCTCCAATCGTCGCACACTGATACAAGGTACACACGGAACGGGCAAGTCGTCTCACATTGAGCAAATTGCCGCGAGATTGAACTGGCCATGCTTGCGGATCAACCTAGACGGACACCTAAGTCGCTTGGATTTCATAGGTAAAGACAGCATCGTCATTAAAGACGGAATGCAGGTGACTGAGTTTAAAGAAGGCATTCTTCCTCAGAGCATTCAACAACCCATCGCACTGGTGTTAGATGAGTACGACGCTGGTCGTCCTGACGTGATGTTTGTGATTCAACAACTATTAGAACAAGACGGAAAATACACCTCTTTAGAACAAAACCGAGTGATCACGCCTCACCCTTCTTTCCGCCTGTTTGCTACCTGTAACACGCTTGGCTTGGGTAACTTCTCAGGTTTGTATTCGGGCACTCAAGTGCTTAACCACAGTCAGTTAGATAGATGGAACATCATCGCTACGCTCAACTATTTAGATCCACAGCATGAAACTAAGATCGTGTTATCCAAGCTTCCAGAGCTGAATAATGAGAGTGGCCGACAACTGGTTGAGAAAATGATCGCCACCGCAGGATTAACGCGTAACGGGTTTCGGGCTGGCGACCTTTCAACGGTGATGTCTCCGCGAACGGTGCTCACTTGGGCTGAAAACATCCAAATATTCAACGATGTAGCGACGGCATTTAGGTTGTCATTCTTGAATCGCTGTGAAGACGAAGAGAAAGAACTGGTTAGCGAATACTATTTCCGTTGCTTTGGTGAAGATTTAGAAACGCCTACTCAAAACTATTCACACTCGGAGTCGTAA
- a CDS encoding TRAP transporter substrate-binding protein, whose product MKLIKNKIIAGVTIVATAMLSHTAAAANFKMAIGDAAGGTQWELATSFSELMEQKTDGKVKIDLFPNGQLGNEQDTVNDAAIGLLDFSVLAINNVTPFSPTVGLLTMPYVIQSAEEAVLLTQGQVGQDLVDNTIRDAGVRIVGWAYSGFRVLTNSKKSVASPADLKGLVIRVPRNEIMIASYQAWGVNPTPMAWSETFTGLQQGVVDGQDNPYITVHAMKFNEVQKYVTNLRYIFSLEPLIVSETVFQQQTPEMQKIILEAGQEATEHSFAYLENTENKIREELQAKGMVFTDPADNEQEWISKVTKSVWPKFYSSIGGKDKLDDVLELLGRK is encoded by the coding sequence ATGAAATTGATTAAAAATAAAATTATTGCTGGCGTCACAATTGTAGCAACAGCGATGCTATCTCATACCGCGGCAGCAGCAAATTTTAAAATGGCTATCGGCGATGCTGCTGGTGGTACTCAGTGGGAATTAGCGACATCATTTTCTGAATTGATGGAGCAAAAAACAGACGGTAAAGTCAAAATTGACCTGTTCCCGAATGGTCAATTGGGCAACGAGCAAGACACCGTCAACGACGCGGCAATCGGCCTTCTCGACTTCTCAGTATTGGCGATCAACAACGTGACGCCTTTCTCTCCAACGGTTGGTCTATTGACCATGCCTTATGTCATTCAAAGTGCAGAAGAAGCGGTGCTATTAACTCAAGGCCAAGTGGGTCAAGACCTTGTCGATAACACCATTCGTGATGCAGGCGTTCGTATCGTTGGTTGGGCTTATTCTGGTTTTAGGGTTCTGACTAACTCTAAAAAGTCAGTGGCTTCACCAGCGGATCTAAAAGGACTAGTGATTCGTGTTCCTCGTAACGAAATCATGATTGCTTCTTACCAAGCATGGGGCGTAAACCCAACACCAATGGCATGGTCAGAAACATTTACTGGCCTGCAACAAGGTGTTGTTGATGGTCAAGACAACCCATACATCACTGTGCATGCGATGAAGTTCAATGAAGTACAAAAGTACGTCACAAACCTTCGTTATATCTTCTCACTTGAGCCGCTTATCGTCAGTGAAACAGTCTTCCAACAACAGACGCCTGAAATGCAAAAGATCATTCTTGAAGCGGGTCAGGAAGCGACAGAGCACAGCTTTGCATACTTAGAAAATACTGAAAACAAGATCCGTGAAGAACTGCAAGCAAAAGGCATGGTCTTCACTGACCCAGCAGACAACGAGCAAGAGTGGATCAGCAAGGTCACTAAGTCAGTTTGGCCTAAGTTCTATTCAAGCATTGGAGGTAAAGACAAGCTAGACGACGTTCTTGAGTTACTAGGTAGAAAGTAA
- a CDS encoding sulfite exporter TauE/SafE family protein, whose amino-acid sequence MELPVLLAILATIAVGTYFQTVTGFGLGIIVIGLTVSLNLVSLPVIAAVVSIVTLFNCLVALMGKPLLGELKILVVLVIGIIPGVSMGVFLLDELSDSATNILRGLLGAMVLFAGLSFMFKPKTRKDRSATVSFLLSGFSSGLAGGLFGMAGPPIVYHLYRQPFTLDLVRSTLLMVFACTSMSRTVNVYAAGDMEASILWLSAIAVPLVALVTMFARRFPPPLSNDQLRKLVFIVLMLIGGYLMAVSAWSLLAVF is encoded by the coding sequence ATGGAGTTACCTGTTTTACTCGCCATTCTTGCCACTATTGCGGTGGGTACCTACTTCCAAACTGTCACGGGTTTTGGCCTCGGTATCATCGTGATTGGTTTAACGGTCAGCCTTAATTTGGTTTCCTTACCCGTTATAGCCGCTGTGGTTAGCATCGTGACCTTGTTCAATTGCTTGGTCGCGTTGATGGGTAAGCCACTGCTTGGTGAACTTAAGATTCTAGTGGTGTTAGTCATCGGTATTATCCCCGGCGTATCGATGGGGGTGTTCTTGCTAGACGAGTTGAGCGATTCGGCCACGAATATTCTCCGAGGATTATTGGGTGCGATGGTGCTATTCGCAGGTTTGAGCTTTATGTTCAAACCTAAAACCAGAAAGGACCGCTCGGCAACCGTATCGTTTTTGTTATCTGGTTTTAGCTCCGGGTTAGCGGGTGGGTTGTTTGGGATGGCAGGCCCACCGATTGTTTACCATCTCTATCGACAACCTTTTACGCTCGACCTAGTGCGAAGCACACTGCTGATGGTGTTCGCTTGTACGTCGATGTCCCGTACTGTCAATGTCTACGCGGCAGGCGACATGGAAGCGAGCATACTGTGGTTATCTGCTATTGCTGTTCCCTTGGTTGCACTTGTCACTATGTTTGCTCGGCGCTTCCCACCGCCGTTGTCCAATGATCAACTGAGAAAACTGGTGTTTATTGTGTTGATGTTGATTGGTGGGTATTTGATGGCTGTCTCTGCATGGTCGTTGCTCGCTGTCTTTTAA
- the xsc gene encoding sulfoacetaldehyde acetyltransferase translates to MSEQEKRTVVSGTVTMTPSEAFVETMVANDVTDMFGIMGSAFMDAMDIFAPAGIRLVPVVHEQGAAHMADGYSRVSGRHGVVIGQNGPGISNCVTAIAAAFWAHSPVVIVTPETGTKTMGLGGFQECNQLPMFQEFTKYQGHVTHPDRMAEYTGRCFDRAMSEMGPTQLNIPRDYFYGETQTEIPKPARLDRGPGGEKSLNEAADLIAEAKFPVIISGGGVVMADAVQECAALAERLGAPVVNSYLHNDSFPASHPLWCGPLGYQGSKAAMKLMAQADVVIALGTRLGPFGTLPQHGMDYWPKNAKIIQIDADNKMLGLVKKISVGICGDAKAAAVALSERLEGRALLCDDNKGARQDTVATEKALWEKELDEWTHERDSFSLDMIEENSHETPFSGGEYLHPRQVLRELEKAMPEDVMVSTDIGNINSVANSYLRFEKPRSFFAAMSFGNCGYAFPTIIGAKAAAPHRPAISYAGDGAWGMSLMETMTCVRHNIPVTAVVFHNRQWGAEKKNQVDFYNRRFVAGELENQSFAEIARAMGAEGITVDKLEDVGPTLQKAIDMQMNEGKTTIIEIMCTQELGDPFRRDALSTPVRFLDKYKDYV, encoded by the coding sequence ATGAGCGAGCAAGAAAAACGTACGGTTGTTTCCGGCACAGTAACAATGACACCATCAGAAGCGTTCGTTGAAACTATGGTTGCTAATGATGTTACCGATATGTTCGGCATCATGGGGTCAGCATTTATGGACGCAATGGATATCTTTGCTCCTGCTGGCATTCGATTGGTCCCAGTGGTACACGAGCAAGGTGCTGCTCACATGGCAGATGGTTACTCTCGTGTATCTGGTCGTCATGGCGTAGTTATCGGGCAAAATGGCCCAGGTATTAGTAACTGTGTGACTGCGATTGCAGCGGCGTTCTGGGCACATAGCCCGGTCGTCATTGTGACGCCAGAGACAGGCACTAAAACAATGGGCTTAGGTGGTTTCCAAGAGTGTAACCAGCTTCCAATGTTCCAAGAGTTCACTAAGTATCAAGGACACGTAACGCACCCAGACCGTATGGCGGAATACACGGGTCGATGTTTTGACCGCGCGATGAGTGAAATGGGTCCAACTCAACTGAATATTCCACGTGACTATTTCTACGGCGAAACTCAAACTGAGATCCCTAAACCCGCGCGTTTAGACCGTGGTCCAGGTGGCGAGAAATCTCTGAATGAAGCAGCAGACCTGATAGCTGAAGCGAAATTCCCAGTCATCATTTCTGGTGGCGGTGTGGTAATGGCTGACGCAGTTCAAGAGTGTGCGGCACTGGCAGAAAGATTAGGCGCACCCGTAGTGAACAGCTACCTACACAATGACTCTTTCCCTGCGAGTCACCCATTATGGTGTGGCCCTCTAGGCTACCAAGGTTCGAAAGCAGCAATGAAGTTGATGGCTCAAGCGGATGTGGTTATCGCTTTGGGTACACGTCTCGGTCCATTTGGTACCTTGCCTCAACATGGCATGGACTACTGGCCGAAGAACGCGAAAATCATTCAGATTGATGCCGACAATAAGATGCTTGGTTTGGTTAAGAAGATTTCGGTTGGTATCTGTGGTGATGCGAAAGCCGCTGCGGTTGCTCTATCTGAAAGATTGGAAGGCCGCGCACTGTTGTGTGATGACAACAAAGGCGCTCGTCAAGATACAGTCGCAACAGAGAAAGCACTGTGGGAAAAAGAGCTTGATGAGTGGACACACGAACGTGACTCGTTCAGCTTAGATATGATTGAAGAAAACTCACACGAGACTCCGTTCTCTGGTGGCGAATATCTACACCCACGCCAAGTATTGCGTGAGCTAGAAAAAGCGATGCCTGAAGACGTAATGGTCTCGACGGACATCGGTAACATCAACTCAGTGGCAAACAGCTACTTACGCTTTGAAAAACCACGTAGCTTCTTTGCTGCAATGAGTTTCGGCAACTGTGGTTATGCGTTCCCGACCATCATTGGTGCGAAAGCAGCGGCACCTCATCGCCCCGCTATTTCTTATGCAGGCGATGGTGCGTGGGGCATGAGCTTGATGGAAACCATGACATGTGTTCGCCATAACATTCCAGTGACAGCCGTGGTATTCCACAACCGTCAATGGGGTGCTGAGAAGAAGAATCAAGTCGACTTCTACAACCGACGCTTTGTTGCTGGTGAACTTGAAAACCAAAGCTTTGCGGAAATCGCAAGAGCTATGGGCGCTGAAGGTATCACGGTTGATAAGCTAGAAGATGTAGGTCCAACCTTGCAAAAAGCCATCGACATGCAGATGAACGAAGGCAAAACAACCATCATTGAAATCATGTGTACTCAAGAATTGGGCGACCCGTTCCGCCGAGATGCACTATCAACACCGGTTCGTTTCCTAGATAAATACAAAGATTACGTATAA
- a CDS encoding NAD(P)/FAD-dependent oxidoreductase yields MSLVMEQPAADVPPKVKSTQAQESTQAKERYDPKYDPLKDKSPGHGKEYAPTYWVDTAGAPPEDDGPITSDMDVDVAIIGSGYTGLSTAIHLAEMYGIKATVIEANRMSWGCSTRNGGQAQCASGRLKRSQWIERWGLETALKMHRECIDGMNTFKSLIKDIDCDPQPGGHLYVAHRPKVMATLEKEAKLLRDTFDYDAQILDAETVKRDYVGDQEAAGAMHEPEGIGIHAGKLAFGYLRKARALGVKVHPASPVMGWETRNGVHYLKTPGGVVKARSVGVCTGGYTSQGLHSELKNRLLPVLSNSMVTRPLTQDEIAACNFKTNQVITDSRILRHYYRLLPDNRVQIGTRSAISGKNAPEKKYEDMLRADLTRKFPSLDQIKIDYSWWGWVDVSHDMMPRIYQPNPKQSIFYALGYGGNGVMYSAQAGKRLAQWIAGEGHKLDLPIFESKLPFPNVREVVESEMFAPFRRVGQQFLYQWYSLKDEVL; encoded by the coding sequence ATGAGTTTAGTAATGGAACAACCGGCAGCCGATGTGCCGCCAAAGGTGAAAAGCACCCAAGCACAAGAAAGTACCCAAGCAAAAGAAAGATACGATCCAAAATACGATCCACTTAAAGACAAGAGCCCAGGTCACGGTAAGGAATACGCCCCGACTTATTGGGTAGATACCGCAGGCGCACCACCTGAAGATGATGGCCCAATTACATCGGATATGGATGTCGATGTGGCGATAATCGGTTCAGGCTACACAGGCCTAAGTACCGCGATACACCTTGCTGAAATGTACGGCATTAAAGCGACTGTGATTGAAGCTAACCGTATGAGTTGGGGCTGCAGTACCCGAAATGGTGGTCAGGCTCAGTGTGCGTCAGGACGTTTGAAGCGTTCTCAGTGGATTGAACGCTGGGGACTAGAAACCGCGCTAAAAATGCACCGCGAATGCATCGATGGCATGAACACCTTTAAGTCTCTAATCAAAGACATTGATTGTGACCCGCAGCCGGGTGGCCACTTATACGTTGCTCACCGTCCAAAAGTGATGGCAACACTCGAGAAAGAAGCCAAGTTGCTACGTGACACATTCGATTACGATGCGCAGATCTTAGATGCGGAAACCGTAAAACGTGATTACGTTGGTGATCAAGAAGCGGCAGGCGCAATGCATGAGCCAGAAGGTATTGGCATCCATGCAGGGAAACTGGCGTTTGGTTATCTAAGAAAGGCGAGAGCACTCGGCGTAAAAGTTCACCCAGCAAGCCCTGTGATGGGTTGGGAAACACGTAACGGTGTGCATTACCTAAAAACACCAGGTGGTGTGGTTAAGGCTCGTTCTGTCGGTGTTTGTACTGGTGGGTATACTAGCCAAGGTTTGCATTCAGAGCTTAAGAATCGCCTATTACCCGTACTTTCTAACTCGATGGTGACACGTCCGTTAACTCAAGACGAAATCGCCGCGTGTAACTTCAAAACCAATCAGGTGATTACTGACAGCAGAATTTTGCGTCATTACTACCGTTTGTTACCCGATAACCGAGTGCAGATCGGTACACGCAGTGCCATCAGTGGCAAGAATGCACCTGAAAAGAAATACGAAGACATGTTGAGAGCGGATTTAACCCGAAAATTCCCTTCTCTCGATCAGATCAAAATCGATTATTCATGGTGGGGGTGGGTGGATGTTAGCCACGACATGATGCCAAGAATCTATCAGCCGAATCCAAAGCAATCCATATTCTACGCACTAGGGTATGGCGGCAATGGTGTGATGTACTCCGCTCAAGCAGGCAAGCGCCTCGCTCAGTGGATCGCAGGTGAAGGTCATAAGCTTGACTTGCCAATATTTGAATCAAAACTTCCGTTCCCCAACGTGAGGGAAGTGGTGGAATCTGAGATGTTTGCACCATTTCGAAGAGTAGGGCAACAGTTCCTTTATCAGTGGTATTCGTTAAAGGATGAAGTGCTTTAG
- a CDS encoding FRG domain-containing protein — MNVVKNKRYISSLEELYEIIDSLIAECSGYRGLIYNVCDYENNNLMPSLGRSNRKNIRRVEQELLSTVRVYGGHSLSAHEINDWLLMCLAKKQGFPTRLLEWTDNLINALWSVCHSQSKDCINIIKAIDYHKVSVFNSPCDFNRTQIFNVADCDQQEQRKDKWYSIHPFKEGGNDAIQPLYDEKEYSNGLVSVHILPSAKVNLIKELISMNVLNEPTEYIEETLADLKNEAHVDSNQATNKGEGNIELQVNTHDRQLEQYGRKYHQDFDFD, encoded by the coding sequence ATGAATGTTGTGAAAAATAAACGTTATATAAGCTCACTCGAAGAGCTGTATGAAATAATCGATTCACTCATTGCTGAGTGTAGTGGGTATCGTGGTTTGATTTATAACGTGTGTGATTATGAAAATAATAACCTGATGCCAAGCTTAGGTCGCTCAAATCGAAAGAATATTCGCCGTGTCGAACAAGAACTTCTCTCGACCGTGAGAGTTTATGGCGGGCATTCGTTGAGTGCACACGAGATAAACGACTGGTTATTGATGTGTTTAGCCAAGAAACAGGGGTTTCCAACCCGTTTACTTGAGTGGACAGATAACCTGATTAATGCGCTGTGGTCTGTATGTCATAGCCAAAGTAAAGACTGTATCAATATTATTAAAGCCATTGATTATCATAAGGTTAGTGTTTTTAACTCACCCTGTGACTTCAATAGGACTCAGATATTCAATGTGGCTGATTGTGATCAGCAAGAGCAACGAAAAGATAAGTGGTATTCCATTCACCCATTTAAGGAAGGTGGCAATGATGCCATTCAGCCTTTGTACGATGAGAAAGAATATTCAAACGGTCTAGTCTCCGTTCATATTCTTCCATCAGCGAAAGTAAACCTGATAAAGGAATTAATCTCCATGAATGTTTTAAATGAACCGACAGAATATATTGAAGAGACACTGGCTGATTTAAAAAATGAAGCCCATGTAGATAGCAATCAAGCAACGAATAAAGGTGAGGGTAATATCGAATTACAAGTTAATACTCATGATCGCCAGCTTGAGCAGTATGGCCGAAAGTACCATCAAGATTTTGATTTCGACTAA
- a CDS encoding TRAP transporter small permease, with product MSVAKTIKKHLNNIEEYTCCLLLASFVLLLFTQILTRQLFDYSIPWGDEVATYMFVWFAYLGAVVAAKMSAHNRVSFHFKFFPPIVQTVCETIADFLWLLFNGYFVYLSYDFVFNKMNLFWKSQTTGIPMKYFYMILPIAFSLMMLRIIWNNYERLFKGAKNEDPEVKELRKMTAQKSSQ from the coding sequence ATGTCAGTCGCTAAAACAATAAAAAAGCATCTTAACAACATTGAGGAATATACATGTTGTCTGTTGCTAGCAAGCTTTGTCCTATTGCTGTTCACACAAATCCTTACTCGTCAGCTTTTCGATTACTCCATACCTTGGGGTGATGAAGTCGCTACTTACATGTTTGTTTGGTTTGCCTATCTAGGGGCTGTTGTTGCGGCCAAGATGTCGGCGCATAACCGAGTCAGTTTTCACTTCAAGTTCTTCCCCCCGATTGTTCAGACCGTCTGTGAAACCATCGCTGACTTCTTATGGCTGTTATTTAACGGCTACTTTGTTTATCTCAGCTACGATTTCGTGTTCAACAAAATGAATTTGTTCTGGAAGTCTCAGACGACAGGCATCCCAATGAAATACTTCTATATGATTTTGCCGATCGCATTTTCTCTAATGATGCTGCGCATTATCTGGAACAACTACGAGCGCTTATTTAAGGGCGCTAAAAACGAAGATCCTGAAGTCAAAGAACTGCGCAAAATGACGGCACAAAAGTCATCACAGTAG
- a CDS encoding cobaltochelatase CobT-related protein, producing MANVSSQQKKILDLGVSVARAISGELSLNYRGERLYKGNSPCYYQSAHTNDLTFVSRHELKNSKLSMQGKIDSSALRLLLSDAALHYSLRPKNEVERLLYDFCEQVRIESQIPSYLRGVTTSIQFNFAYWSDQYHQNGFTESRIGMLLFTLMQVIHTRLTGVPVSEPIAETIESTRAGIVPTFGHSLKRLKQHRTDQQQFAHCAKELAALAQELITQEQESANSPTPTVEEDIKILAQLALIVDGDIQDEDVDTDITGSSKVFELSGANYQVFNSEFDQVIAADKLVRRALLLELRQKLTDDIMARQVNTRRLAAMLTRFVSTPQTNRRQDHLEEGIVNATTITKLITSPLDRTVFYQPDIGASHQCAITFLMDCSGSMQKHSHKLSLLMDTILKSVGLANIPFEIIGFTTNNWNGGKVYRQWLKQGQPKHPGRLNEVRHIVFKDFDTHWRRSRLGIASLRKADIFKEGIDGEAVQFASQRLQQHSAKRKVLIVFSDGCPMDTATSTANDQFYLDNHLKQVIERESNKNHIEIHGVGMGVDLSPYYRSNITLDVQESCLFGLSKSVFEMLKR from the coding sequence ATGGCCAATGTTTCTTCTCAGCAGAAAAAGATCCTCGATCTTGGGGTGTCTGTCGCCAGAGCGATCAGCGGTGAGTTGAGTCTGAATTATCGGGGAGAACGTCTCTATAAAGGCAATAGCCCCTGTTATTATCAGTCTGCACATACTAACGATCTCACCTTTGTGTCTCGCCATGAGTTGAAAAACAGCAAGCTTTCGATGCAAGGCAAGATCGATTCATCAGCATTACGACTCTTACTTTCAGATGCTGCTCTTCATTATTCATTGCGACCGAAAAACGAAGTCGAACGTCTGTTATATGATTTCTGCGAACAGGTACGAATTGAATCGCAAATTCCATCTTATTTAAGAGGTGTAACCACCAGCATTCAGTTCAATTTTGCGTATTGGAGCGACCAATATCATCAGAATGGCTTCACCGAATCACGAATCGGCATGTTGCTGTTTACACTGATGCAAGTCATCCACACCCGCTTAACCGGTGTCCCAGTTTCGGAGCCTATTGCTGAAACCATTGAATCGACTCGCGCTGGCATCGTGCCTACTTTTGGGCACAGCCTGAAGCGCTTAAAGCAACATAGAACCGACCAACAACAGTTTGCTCACTGCGCCAAGGAGCTTGCAGCCCTTGCACAAGAGTTAATAACCCAGGAACAAGAAAGTGCTAACTCGCCCACGCCTACGGTCGAAGAAGACATTAAGATCCTTGCGCAGCTTGCCTTGATTGTTGATGGTGACATTCAAGATGAAGACGTCGATACCGACATCACAGGCAGTAGCAAGGTATTCGAGCTTTCGGGCGCGAATTATCAGGTTTTTAATTCAGAATTTGATCAAGTCATCGCAGCAGACAAACTCGTCAGGCGCGCCCTATTACTCGAACTGAGACAAAAGCTCACCGATGACATCATGGCGAGACAAGTCAACACTCGCCGCTTAGCCGCTATGCTCACTCGCTTTGTTTCCACGCCACAAACGAACCGACGTCAGGACCATTTAGAAGAAGGCATTGTTAACGCCACTACCATCACCAAGCTCATCACTTCGCCATTGGATCGTACTGTCTTTTATCAACCTGATATCGGTGCATCTCATCAATGTGCCATCACGTTTTTGATGGACTGCTCAGGTTCAATGCAGAAACACAGTCACAAACTAAGTTTGCTGATGGATACGATTCTCAAATCCGTTGGACTGGCCAACATTCCATTTGAGATTATTGGCTTCACCACCAATAACTGGAATGGTGGCAAGGTTTATCGGCAGTGGCTTAAACAAGGTCAGCCGAAACACCCAGGCCGCTTAAACGAAGTTCGACATATTGTATTTAAAGATTTTGATACACATTGGAGACGCTCTCGCCTTGGCATTGCCAGCCTTCGGAAAGCAGATATCTTTAAAGAAGGGATTGATGGCGAAGCGGTGCAGTTCGCTAGTCAGCGGTTGCAACAGCACAGTGCAAAAAGAAAGGTTTTAATCGTGTTCTCAGACGGTTGTCCGATGGATACTGCCACCAGCACAGCCAACGATCAGTTCTATTTGGATAACCATCTCAAACAAGTGATCGAGCGTGAATCAAACAAAAACCATATCGAGATTCATGGTGTGGGAATGGGCGTCGATTTAAGCCCGTACTACCGCAGTAACATCACCTTAGATGTGCAGGAGAGTTGCTTATTTGGATTATCTAAGAGCGTATTTGAGATGCTAAAGCGTTAA
- a CDS encoding nuclear transport factor 2 family protein, which translates to MNMQTNAATFVLENQVDTAFLQSFSDAWNNHDIEALMSFMTEDCVFHTVAGEGELGNTIEGYEAVRNSFELVWQNFPDAAWSDPVHFVCGDRAVSESTFSATNPDGTVIEARMVDVFTLKEGKISVKNAFRKTRPLLTPNNTPKS; encoded by the coding sequence ATGAATATGCAAACCAATGCAGCGACATTCGTGCTGGAAAACCAAGTCGACACCGCCTTTTTACAGTCTTTTAGTGATGCATGGAATAACCATGATATTGAAGCGCTAATGTCGTTTATGACCGAAGACTGTGTCTTCCACACCGTGGCAGGAGAAGGCGAACTTGGCAACACTATCGAAGGGTACGAAGCCGTTCGCAATAGCTTTGAATTGGTTTGGCAGAACTTTCCAGATGCAGCCTGGAGCGACCCTGTCCACTTTGTGTGTGGCGACCGCGCGGTAAGCGAATCAACGTTCTCTGCGACTAACCCTGATGGCACCGTCATCGAAGCTCGTATGGTTGATGTGTTTACCCTGAAAGAGGGGAAAATCAGCGTAAAAAATGCCTTCCGTAAAACACGACCTCTTTTGACTCCTAACAACACTCCCAAGAGCTAG